A DNA window from Megalobrama amblycephala isolate DHTTF-2021 linkage group LG11, ASM1881202v1, whole genome shotgun sequence contains the following coding sequences:
- the ift172 gene encoding intraflagellar transport protein 172 homolog encodes MQLKYLKTLLTPQDGAAKVTCMAWAPNNAKFAVCTIDRVVILYDEQGEKRDRFTTKPADPKYGKKTYMVKSMAFSPDSTKIAVAQTDNIIFVYKIGEEWGDKKVICNKFIQTSAVTCLVWPLEHAIIFGLAEGKVRQANTKTSKSSTIYGTDSYVVSLTTNVSGKGILSGHADGTVVRYFFDDEGSGESQGKLLTHACPPYALAWGTNSIIVAGCDKKIVAYGREGHVLQTFDYSRDHSEKEFTVAASSPSGQSIVVGSYDRLRVFNWSPRKGTWDEASPKEIPNLYTITALSWKKDGSRLSVGTLCGGVEMFDCCLRRSIYKNKFEMTYVGLSQVIVKNLATGTRVVLKSQYGYEIDEVKVMGKDRYLVAHTSDTLLLGDLVSNKLSEVAWQGSGGNEKFFFENETVCMIFNAGELALVEYGSNEILGSVRTEFMNPHLISVRLNERRQRGVEDNKKLAYLIDIKTIAIVDLVGGYNLGTISHDSKIDWLELNETGRKLLFRDKKLRLHLFDIGSSVKSTMLSFCPYVQWVPGSDVVVAQNRGNLCVWYSIDSPERVTMFPIKGDIVDLERSNGKTEVIVTEGVNSVSYTLDEGLIEFGTAIDDGDYYRATAFLETLEMSAETEAMWKTLSKLSLEARQLHIAERCFAALGDVSKARFLNETNKIADAVSKENDGDGTDHYQVKAQLAMLDKNFKLAEMYYMEQNAVDEVMEMYQELHMWDECIAVAEAKGHPELDNLRRSYYSYLMETNQNEKAGEVKENEGDFTGAVNLYLKAGLPAKAAWLAMSRDELLSSQDIISRITSSLIKGEFYERAGDLFERTRNNQRALECYRKGNAFKKAVDLARIAFPAEVVKLEEVWGDYLVQQKQMDAAINHYIEAGRSTKAIEAAIAARQWKKALHILELQEDKTAAKYYLKIAQYYASVQEFEVAERLFVKGDHTKDAIDMYTQIGRWEQAHKLAVKCMTQEDVTALYISRAQELEKEGKYKEAERLFTTVDEPDLAITMYKKNKMYDDMIRLVAVYHKDLLQETHIHLAKELEAESRFQEAEYHYLEGQEWKAAVNMYRVNDMWEEAYRIAKTHGGASAHKQVAYLWAKSLGGEAAVKLLNKFGFLETAIDFAADNNSFDFAFELARLAMKQKIPDIHLKNAMHLEDQGKFNEAETEFIKAGKPKEAVLMHVHNKDWSNAQRVAEAHDPESVADILVSQAKFCFDQKEFQKAEAFLLRAQRPELAIKYYKDAGMWTDAMRICKDYLPSKLSVLQKEYESEGNWGVEGMVEQAQEWEQTGEYARAVDCYLKVKDSSNMDLLMKCWMKAAELAIKFLSHDKAVDVSQIVGPRLIQLRRYNEAAELYLNLDLIKNAIDAFIEGEEWNKAKRVAKELDPRLEEYVDKRYKEHLKNQGKVDSLVGVDVVAALDMYAERGQWEKCIDTASKQNFKILHKYIALYATHLIKEGEAEKVLNLYAQHGVPAYSQNFNIYKRMFLELMSLRDRDCAEAYRMWADLRDVLLLLCENLTKSSEANSPAHEEFEQMLLVTHYYATRSAAKGIDQLSSVAAKLSVSLLRHTELIPADKAFYEAGLAAKAVGWENMAFIFLNRFLDLADGIDEGTLDALDHTDFQDTDIPFEVPIPSKLHVTVEKREEIREWVLTVSMDQRVEQVLPKDERGTYEASLVAAGTGIRSLPCVVTGYPVLHNKIEFKRPGMAANKDDWNKFLMATKTTHSPECQDVLKFITQWCGGLPSAGYSFH; translated from the exons ATGCAGCTAAAGTACCTGAAGACTCTTCTTACACCTCAG GATGGAGCTGCTAAAGTCACCTGTATGGCATGGGCTCCAAACAATGCAAAGTTTGCAGTGTGCACTATTGATAGAGTGGTTATATTGTATGATGAGCAGGGAGAGAAAAGAGACAGATTTACCACAAAGCCTGCAGACCCCAAA TATGGGAAGAAAACCTATATGGTCAAGTCCATGGCATTTTCCCCTGATTCAACCAAGATAGCAGTTGCTCAAACAGACAACATCATATTTGTTTACAAAATTGGAGAGGAGTG GGGAGATAAAAAAGTTATTTGCAACAAATTTATTCAAACC AGTGCTGTAACATGTCTGGTTTGGCCGTTAGAGCATGCAATAATATTTGGACTCGCAGAGGGAAAA GTTCGACAAGCCAATACAAAAACAAGCAAGTCCTCCACGATCTATGGAACAGATTCTTATGTTGTCTCACTAACCACAAA TGTCTCAGGGAAGGGAATCCTCTCGGGTCATGCGGATGGAACGGTCGTTCGATACTTCTTTGATGATGAAGGCTCTGGAGAATCTCAG GGAAAACTGTTGACACATGCATGCCCACCATATGCCCTGGCATGGGGCACCAACAGCATAATTGTGGCTGGATGCGATAAGAAGATCGTGGCCTATGGGAGGGAGGGCCACGTGCTTCAGACATTTGACTACAGCCGAGATCACTCCGAAAAGGAATTCACAGTGGCAGCATCTAGCCCCAGTGGCCAGTCCATAGTCGTAGGAAGCTATGACAG ATTGCGAGTTTTTAATTGGAGTCCTCGAAAAGGTACCTGGGATGAAGCTTCTCCTAAAGaaattccaaacctgtataccaTCACAGCTCTATCCTGGAAAAAAGATGGCTCTCGGCTTTCTGTG GGCACATTGTGTGGAGGTGTCGAGATGTTTGACTGCTGTCTCCGCAGGAGtatttacaagaacaaatttgaGATGACATACGTAGGACTAAGTCAG GTGATTGTGAAGAATTTGGCCACTGGCACACGAGTGGTGCTGAAATCTCAGTATGGTTATGAGATAGATGAGGTGAAAGTCATGGGGAAGGATCGATATCTTGTGGCTCACACCTCTGACACACTGCTGCTGGGAGACCTGGTGTCCAACAAACTAAGTGAG GTGGCGTGGCAGGGCTCTGGGGGAAATGAGAAGTTTTTCTTTGAAAATGAAACG GTGTGCATGATTTTCAATGCTGGAGAGCTGGCGTTGGTGGAATACGGAAGCAATGAAATCCTAGGATCTGTTCGAACAGAGTTTATGAACCCACACCTCATCAG TGTGCGTCTGAATGAGAGGAGGCAGAGGGGAGTGGAGGACAACAAAAAGTTGGCCTACCTGATTGACATCAAAACTATTGCTATCG TGGACCTGGTGGGTGGGTATAATCTGGGCACTATAAGCCACGACTCCAAGATAGATTGGCTGGAGCTGAATGAAACCGGGCGTAAACTGCTTTTTAGGGACAAGAAACTCAGG CTTCACCTGTTTGACATTGGGAGTAGTGTGAAGAGCACCATGCTGAGTTTCTGTCCGTACGTTCAGTGGGTACCGGGTAGTGATGTAGTTGTGGCACAGAACAGAGGAAACCTGTGTGTTTGGTACAGCATCGACAGCCCAGAGAGGGTCACAATGTTTCCCATCAAG GGTGATATTGTAGACCTGGAGAGATCCAATGgaaaaactgaagtcattgtgaCTGAGGGGGTGAACTCTGTCTCCTACACTCTAGATGAGGGGCTGATTGAATTTGGCACAGCCATTGATGATGGTGACTATTACag AGCAACAGCATTCCTGGAGACCCTGGAGATGTCGGCAGAGACAGAGGCCATGTGGAAGACTTTGAGTAAACTCTCCCTGGAGGCACGACAGCTCCACATTGCTGAGAG GTGTTTTGCAGCCCTTGGGGATGTATCCAAAGCCCGATTCCTAAATGAGACCAACAAGATTGCAGATGCTGTCTCAAAGGAAAAT GATGGTGATGGTACAGACCACTACCAGGTGAAAGCGCAGCTGGCCATGCTGGACAAGAACTTTAAGCTTGCAGAGATGTATTATATGGAACAG AATGCGGTGGATGAAGTGATGGAAATGTACCAGGAGCTCCATATGTGGGATGAATGTATTGCAGTGGCAGAGGCGAAG GGCCACCCAGAGTTGGACAATTTGAGACGCAGTTACTATTCTTACCTAATGGAGACCAATCAGAATGAGAAAGCTGGTGAGGTGAAGGAGAATGAAGGAGACTTCACTGGTGCTGTTAACCTCTACCTGAAAGCGGGACTTCCTGCCAAAGCTGCTTGGCTGGCCATGAGCAGAGATGAGCTCTTATCAAGCCAAGACATCATTAGTCGCATCACTTCTTCACTCATCAAAGGAGAGTTCTATGAGAGG GCAGGCGACCTGTTTGAAAGGACAAGAAATAATCAGAGAGCCCTGGAGTGCTACCGCAAGGGAAATGCTTTTAAGAAAG CGGTGGATCTGGCACGCATTGCCTTTCCTGCTGAAGTTGTAAAGCTGGAGGAAGTGTGGGGTGACTACCTAGTGCAGCAGAAACAAATGGATGCTGCTATCAACCATTACATAGAAGCCGG ACGTTCCACAAAGGCCATAGAAGCAGCAATCGCTGCACGCCAGTGGAAGAAAGCATTGCATATACTGGAACTACAGGAGGACAAGACTGCTGCCAAATATTACCTGAAGATTGCCCAGTACTATGCCTCTGTACAGGagtttgag GTGGCAGAACGTCTGTTTGTGAAGGGTGATCACACTAAAGATGCTATAGATATGTACACTCAGATTGGGCGTTGGGAGCAAGCTCATAAG CTTGCTGTTAAGTGCATGACACAAGAGGATGTGACTGCCCTTTACATCAGCAGAGCACAAGAGTTAGAGAAAGAGGGGAAGTACAAAGAAGCCGAAAG GCTTTTTACCACAGTAGATGAACCAGACCTGGCCATCACTATGTACAAGAAAAACAAGATGTATGATGACATGATCCGTTTAGTCGCCGTGTATCACAAAGACCTGCTTCAGGAAACGCACATTCACCTGGCCAAG GAGCTCGAGGCTGAATCCAGGTTTCAGGAAGCGGAGTATCACTACCTAGAGGGTCAGGAATGGAAAGCTGCCGTAAACATGTACAGAGTCAATGATATGTGGGAGGAAGCTTATCGG ATAGCGAAGACCCATGGAGGAGCCAGTGCTCATAAGCAAGTGGCCTACCTGTGGGCAAAAAGTCTTGGAGGAGAGGCAGCAGTTAAACTGCTCAACAAGTTTGGCTTTCTGGAAACCGCTATTGACTTTGCAGCTGATAACAA CTCATTTGATTTTGCCTTTGAGTTGGCCCGACTCGCCATGAAACAGAAGATTCCTGATATCCATCTCAAAAATGCCATGCACCTTGAGGACCAG gGCAAATTCAATGAGGCTGAGACTGAGTTCATCAAAGCCGGGAAACCTAAGGAGGCTGTGCTAAT GCACGTCCATAACAAGGACTGGAGTAATGCCCAGAGAGTGGCAGAGGCTCATGATCCGGAAAGTGTGGCAGACATTCTAGTGAGCCAGGCCAAGTTCTGTTTTGACCAGAAGGAATTCCAAAAAGCTGAGGCCTTCCTGCTTAGGGCACAAAGGCCTGAACTGGCTATTAAATACTACAAA GATGCTGGGATGTGGACTGATGCAATGCGGATCTGTAAAGACTATTTGCCCAGCAAGCTGAGCGTCCTTCAAAAGGAATATGAAAGCGAGGGCAACTG ggGTGTGGAAGGTATGGTTGAGCAGGCTCAGGAGTGGGAACAGACGGGAGAGTATGCCAGAGCTGTGGACTGCTATCTGAAAGTGAAGGACTCATCTAACATGGACTTGCTGATGAAGTGTTGGATGAAG GCAGCAGAATTGGCCATTAAATTTTTATCCCATGACAAGGCTGTTGACGTCAGTCAGATTGTCGGGCCACGGCTGATTCAGCTCAGAAGGTACAACGAG gcTGCTGAGCTCTACCTCAACCTGGACCTCATTAAGAACGCCATAGACGCATTCATTGAGGGAGAAGAATGGAACAAAGCGAAAAGAGTGGCCAAGGAGCTCGATCCAAG GCTAGAGGAATATGTGGACAAACGTTACAAAGAACACTTGAAAAATCAAGGCAAAGTTGACTCT TTGGTTGGAGTAGATGTGGTGGCTGCCCTGGACATGTATGCTGAGAGAGGACAGTGGGAGAAATGTATTGATACAGCCTCAAAACAG AATTTTAAGATCCTGCACAAGTACATTGCCCTATACGCCACTCACCTGATCAAAGAGGGTGAGGCAGAGAAAGTGCTCAACCTGTACGCCCAGCACGGTGTGCCAGCTTATTCACAG AACTTCAACATCTACAAGCGGATGTTCCTGGAGCTGATGAGCCTAAGGGACCGGGATTGTGCGGAAGCTTATCGGATGTGGGCAGATCTGAGGGACGTCCTTCTGCTGCTG TGTGAAAACCTGACCAAGTCTTCAGAAGCTAATTCTCCAGCTCATGAGGAGTTTGAGCAGATGCTGCTGGTTACTCACTATTACGCAACCCGCTCTGCAGCCAAAGGCATTGACCAGCTG AGTTCTGTGGCGGCCAAGTTGTCCGTCTCTCTCCTGAGGCACACCGAGCTCATTCCAGCTGACAAGGCCTTTTATGAGGCTGGCCTGGCTGCCAAG GCTGTGGGATGGGAGAACATGGCTTTTATCTTCCTCAACCGCTTCTTGGATTTGGCTGAT GGCATTGATGAGGGCACATTGGATGCTTTAGATCACACAGACTTCCAGGATACAGATATTCCATTTGAGGTCCCCATACCTTCGAAGCTACATGTTACC GTGGAGAAGAGGGAGGAGATTAGGGAATGGGTTCTGACTGTGTCCATGGATCAGCGGGTGGAGCAGGTGCTTCCAAAGGATGAGAGGGGCACATATGAAGCCTCCCTAGTGGCTGCCGGCACTGGCATCCGGTCCTTACCTTGCGTCGTCACAG GTTATCCTGTCCTGCACAACAAAATCGAGTTCAAAAGACCAGGGATGGCAGCAAATAAAGATGACTGGAATAAATTCTTGATGGCTACAAAG ACAACTCACAGTCCAGAATGTCAAGATGTGCTGAAATTTATCACACAGTGGTGTGGAGGTCTCCCATCAGCTGGATATTCCTTCCACTAA